DNA sequence from the Drosophila sechellia strain sech25 chromosome 3L, ASM438219v1, whole genome shotgun sequence genome:
ACACCATCAACAGTACGAAGACTATTATCCTTGAAACTGTACTTGGAGCCCGCGAAAAGGGATCGAGCGATCGTAGCAAAAATGCAGATAAAACCACGAGCGAGATTTCCATTCAATAATGAAGATGAAAAAAACACGATTTGTATTTTGATTAGTTTTTATGTTCTTTGCAATGCTGAAAAAACTGGACCAGAAGTCAtgccatatacatatgtatatatgtattaaaCTTGTTATTAAACTTGCATGGCATTGCAATGCACATCATTGATTCTGAAGTACCGAAATAAATATGAGTtgtaaattttcataaatttttattttatttgtaacaCGTTCACAAAACGAAGCCTTTGGCGCTGCTTCTATTTCAGGATAAGATTAGATTAATTCAAGTATTTGTTAGGTGATTTCTTTCCACTCGAAGCATTTCCAATTGCATTATGCCTAtataattgttattaattGCTCTCTATAGCTATGcatatgtgagtgtgtgtgtgtgtggtgtaaGTTAAGTTAATAATACATTATATAGCTTGACTTGCCATAGAAAAACGATCCTCCAATcacatattaaattatttttagttgTCGTTTGTAAATTGCTTCATTACTTGCGTTAGAAATTCGTTCTCCATTGTTTGCGTATGGTATGAAAATGTATAAGTTACAGTAtaagtatatttttttattgattcttTAATGCATTATTGATAAGCCTAGTAAATTGGTTTTATCTAAAAAACACGTTTTAGCAAATTAAAGGCACTTTCAAGGATTTCTTTTGTGAAACGAAACGATATCTCCatcatattttctttcttcAATTTAACACTAGAAACAaacaatatataattattattctcttaacaaaaatatatatatattaaaaacatgAATTTCCCCcacaaaaacaagaacaatATCCTTCATGTCCTCCTCGTTTACACAGATAAATTGACAAAATTGTAGGGATAAGGACCCGATCAGAATCCAAGTGGATTGCTAATGCGAAAAGCTTTCAAAAAGCCGAAGAAAACTCGGGGAAAATTTGTGTTAGCGTTATTGCCCCGTAAGTAATTACTTTGAGAACttctaattaaattagaaaaccTTTGCCTTGGGATTTTGCTATCCACAACATGTTATGCTGAAGCACTTTAGCTAATCGAATTGTTTATAGATATCCGTACTTGTATATGATTGGTAAGCTATAGTGTACGATTAGTTGGTTAAcgttttgtatatttttcaataaatatctgtataaatttgatttattaaGGACTGTAGATAAATGCAAACTTGGCTGGGTTAGCTTGGTCGCTCAATTTCTCATTGGAATCGGTCCAGATATATGTTCCGCTGACATATATTAGCCGATTCATAGCTGAAACACATTCGACTCTCTGGCTGATTTCTCATAACTCTGCTgtggctttatttatttaataagatGGATATCGGATTGTTGGTTCTTGGTTGGATtactaataaatttaaaattaattaattaatttccctcttctctttttacataatccgCTGCTTTgctatatatagtatatatttatatatatctatgtatgtaGTGGATGCAGTATAAGTTAATGCACTAAAGATTTAAATTTTGGGCCGTTTGTTTGGGGCGTGTGACTCCCCATCATCGCCGTCGCCGCCTGAATACATGATTGAAATAGTAGTAAATGTCCTGCTCggcctgctgctgcggcgtcTTCTTGGCCAACTCCTGCTGCTGATTGGAATCCACTTGCGGATGGTAGTTGCTGTAGTGGTTGTAGCCATGCATGTCGTACGGATTGTGGTGACCCGGATGCATGCCTGCTGGCGGAGGGACTCCTCCACCTCCGCCGTGAACCCCGTGCCGTCCGTTCCTCATCATAAGATTCGCGTGCATGTTGCGATCCGCGATAAAAACGTTGACAAAGAAGGCGAGCACGAGCAGGATGTAGAGCAGGCAGACGAGGATCACCACAAACTgctggcggcagcagcagtagtAGAACATTCCCTATTATATAACCGCCTGCTCCACGTAGTTGGCGGGCAGCATGCCGGTCTTGCCGGTACGCTCCACTCGTCCGGTCATCCAGCCGGAATCGATTGACTCCACCTCGAAGATGACGTCGCCCTCGCGGAAGCTGACCTCGTCGACGTCCTGCGCCTCATAGTCATAGATGGCCCGATAGACGCGCTAAAATATGGGacatcaaattgaaaattgtaatGAACAATAGACAGCAAACAAAACTTACCATTGCTGAGCTCTGGCGCGATTGTTTTTCCTGCAGGGAGGAGTATGATGGCTGCTGGCgcatctgctgttgctgcggcgggtgctcctgctgctgcatcaTCTGCACCTGCTGGTAGTACTGCTGgtgcttctgctgctggtgaGCCTGCTCGGCGGCGGTAAGCGATCCGTAGATGCCATTGGCCGGATCAATATCGGAAACGGATCCAATCCGCTTGGGATACACGCTGTTGCCTGTGAGGACATAAAAGTCTGGATTAGTTCTGTTAAGGCTACATATTAACTAGCCGAGGACAAGGACAAGATGAGTGTGTAACATCGAGCTGAGCGCGCACTATCACTACCTCGAACTACCAGCTAGCCTGCTCCGCAACTTACCACCTTGATTGCCTCGTGGCTCGGAGCTGTAGACCAAAGTGGTGCTGGACCGGCCGGCATTGGGCACCACCCTTGGTCCATCCGTCAGCGGATCATAGTCCGCTATCTTCCCGATATTGCTGCCGCCTGCCacgtgctgttgctgctggttcgGCACATGGCCATTGCTGGCGTGCTGCTTAGCGTTTATTGAGTTCTCCGATGGAGTCACAGCGGCGTAATTGGGAGACGCATACAATTGCTGCAGGTGATTCTGGGCAGCTCCTGGGCCGGCTGTCACTTGTTGCTTGCTGTTGCCATCGTAGGCGGAGACACTGGCCGCCGAGCGTCTCATTTGTGGCGGCAACATTTGCTTCTGTGAGCCGTGCCCATtattgttgatgttgctgtggTGGCTGTGCGAAAGGCCGCCGTTGCTGGCATTGTTGTTTAGTAGGCTATGATGGGATTGCTGCTGTGGGGCAGCCACCAGCGTGGGGTTGGtgctctgctgctgctgcggctgatttggctgctgctgtggctggTCGTACTGATCCACGGAATTGCCGCTGGGATGATGGGAGTTCTGGAGTATGGCCGAGCGCATCTCGTTGTAGCTGTTGagcgcctgctgctgcggatTCGCCGGCGACTGTGGTGGCGgcatctgttgctgctgggatGTTGCTGTGGGATACAGATGTGAGGCTTGTTTAATGGCTTGCTGTTgcagcagctgttgctgctgttgttgttgctgctgctgttgctgctgctgctggcgcaGCGCCTGCGGTTGTTGGTAGTGTGCATAGGGATcgtgcagttgctgctgctgtgcccgctgttgctgctgctgttgctgttggagCTGTTGGTATGTGGGCGTTATGGCCGCTGTGTTGTATTGCTGGTGTTGTATGGGTGGCGGTGGCAGagtctgttgctgctgttgcagatagtgttggtgttggtgttgctgctgctgcagttgctgctgatgttgctgatgttgctggtactgctgttgctgttggtgttgcaactgctgttgttgctgatgttgctggtgTAGTGTTGTCGCTGCTGGCGGTATGGGTGAGGCTGTGGGTGCATATTGCGAGAATTGTTCAGCTGCCAATTGCTCTGAGAAGTATTCCGATTCatcttttcgattttttcgATAGTTATCGATTTCGAGGTGACGATTAATTAGTTGCACCATTGTCCACAGTCGTTGTTGTTAgtgtggatgtgtgtgtggcgTGTGTTGTTCGTGTTGTGTGTAACGTTAGGTTAACGGCAGTTCAGAAAGCACACAAATAAtgttgttgattttattgTTGCAGTTGGTTGATGGTGTGGGATAAATGGCAACAAATGATAAACAAAGTccacaacaaaataaaaggaGAGAAAACAAACCATAAAAAACGGCATTATAATCAATATTAATTACACAATGTGACAGATGTGATGGAAATAGATACAACATAGTTAGATAGACAGTGCAGAAATGCAAATTCAGACATGCCACATGCATGTCTATAAAGTAGAAGTACAGTAGATACAAAATAAGGTAAAtcaaataatataatagaaagGAAAGAATGAAAAAGGAATTTATACTAaaatgttgtattttttttttggggtttgttaattttgagtgacattcaatatatatttagatgtttaattcaattaacaaacaaatcaataacAATCGCTACACAAGTTCTTTGTAAGCAGGCTTTGTAATTTTTCGTGACCATTTGAATGCATGCATGAGTGAATGACGTCAATAGACCATTATAAACACATTAAgtcaattgaaattcaaataaattaattcaaaCAGTAAGCCCGGCCCACCACCAACTGACCGTTATTAACTGAACTAGCGATTGCAAGCAATAAAGCTTCGATACCAGTGATGATGAGTAGAATACAATAGTTACAGGGGGGCTTTGGTCTCTTCTCACACAGAGATCGAAATAGTGATAGATACAGATGGAGGGGGAGAGGAAGGAAGTCGGTCGAGTACTCACTGCTGCTGTCGGAGACCTCGGCGGATCCGCGCTGCTTCTCCATGGCCGCCTTCTTCTCCAGATCCCCGTGATATGCCACATTCGATATGTGCTTCGTGTTCTGTTTGATCCGCAGCGTTTCCGGGTCATCGGCCACCTGTCGAATGCAAAAACAATTTAGGTAAGGGCACACACCAAATGGAAGGATGGAACTTTACATATATCAAGTAATATCTCAAACTTGGGTTGGATATATCTATGTTCTTGTACAAACTTAACTTCTTAAGTGCCGCGCTTTAGTCATATATAGTTAAATAAGTAtgccaaaacaaacaaatttgactatttgaatatttcaaagaactATGCATCGCGCAAGTAAATTAAACCTAATTAGTCAATAAACTCCCATCAGAAGTAGAAGTATCTTTGGTTAATTGAGCTTCTCTCAACTTTTGCTGCACTGACCTGTGTAAATTTGCCCTTGGCCTTCTCAAAGTCCGCGTGGTACTTGACGTTCGACTGGATTTTGGTGTTCTCCGCGATGCGCTTCAGTTCGGGCGTATCGGCAATGGCCGTTGCCTTCGCCTTCGGGATGTGTCTGCAAGAGGGAAGAGGGGTGGAGATAGGGGGTTAGGTTATAGATCAGCAGAATTAGAGGAATTAACGCTAGTCACAAGCCGTGGCAGTTGCACAGTCGCTCGTTCTGCGGCATGCCGCACATAAAGTTCATCATCATACTCGCACACTGCCGGTGGCAATCGGAGCTCTCGCTGAAAATTCTCCACGCCAGCTGGCCCCAAACTTGGATTTGGTTTTCGGA
Encoded proteins:
- the LOC6605998 gene encoding LIM and SH3 domain protein Lasp isoform X3 produces the protein MNKTCARCQKVVYPIEELKCLDKTWHKTCFKCTECGMTLNMKTYKGYNKMPYCEAHIPKAKATAIADTPELKRIAENTKIQSNVKYHADFEKAKGKFTQVADDPETLRIKQNTKHISNVAYHGDLEKKAAMEKQRGSAEVSDSSTTSQQQQMPPPQSPANPQQQALNSYNEMRSAILQNSHHPSGNSVDQYDQPQQQPNQPQQQQSTNPTLVAAPQQQSHHSLLNNNASNGGLSHSHHSNINNNGHGSQKQMLPPQMRRSAASVSAYDGNSKQQVTAGPGAAQNHLQQLYASPNYAAVTPSENSINAKQHASNGHVPNQQQQHVAGGSNIGKIADYDPLTDGPRVVPNAGRSSTTLVYSSEPRGNQGGNSVYPKRIGSVSDIDPANGIYGSLTAAEQAHQQQKHQQYYQQVQMMQQQEHPPQQQQMRQQPSYSSLQEKQSRQSSAMRVYRAIYDYEAQDVDEVSFREGDVIFEVESIDSGWMTGRVERTGKTGMLPANYVEQAVI
- the LOC6605998 gene encoding LIM and SH3 domain protein Lasp isoform X4, with protein sequence MNKTCARCQKVVYPIEELKCLDKTWHKTCFKCTECGMTLNMKTYKGYNKMPYCEAHIPKAKATAIADTPELKRIAENTKIQSNVKYHADFEKAKGKFTQVADDPETLRIKQNTKHISNVAYHGDLEKKAAMEKQRGSAEVSDSSSNSVYPKRIGSVSDIDPANGIYGSLTAAEQAHQQQKHQQYYQQVQMMQQQEHPPQQQQMRQQPSYSSLQEKQSRQSSAMRVYRAIYDYEAQDVDEVSFREGDVIFEVESIDSGWMTGRVERTGKTGMLPANYVEQAVI
- the LOC6605998 gene encoding LIM and SH3 domain protein Lasp isoform X1, giving the protein MNKTCARCQKVVYPIEELKCLDKTWHKTCFKCTECGMTLNMKTYKGYNKMPYCEAHIPKAKATAIADTPELKRIAENTKIQSNVKYHADFEKAKGKFTQVADDPETLRIKQNTKHISNVAYHGDLEKKAAMEKQRGSAEVSDSSNESEYFSEQLAAEQFSQYAPTASPIPPAATTLHQQHQQQQQLQHQQQQQYQQHQQHQQQLQQQQHQHQHYLQQQQQTLPPPPIQHQQYNTAAITPTYQQLQQQQQQQQRAQQQQLHDPYAHYQQPQALRQQQQQQQQQQQQQQQLLQQQAIKQASHLYPTATSQQQQMPPPQSPANPQQQALNSYNEMRSAILQNSHHPSGNSVDQYDQPQQQPNQPQQQQSTNPTLVAAPQQQSHHSLLNNNASNGGLSHSHHSNINNNGHGSQKQMLPPQMRRSAASVSAYDGNSKQQVTAGPGAAQNHLQQLYASPNYAAVTPSENSINAKQHASNGHVPNQQQQHVAGGSNIGKIADYDPLTDGPRVVPNAGRSSTTLVYSSEPRGNQGGNSVYPKRIGSVSDIDPANGIYGSLTAAEQAHQQQKHQQYYQQVQMMQQQEHPPQQQQMRQQPSYSSLQEKQSRQSSAMRVYRAIYDYEAQDVDEVSFREGDVIFEVESIDSGWMTGRVERTGKTGMLPANYVEQAVI
- the LOC6605996 gene encoding uncharacterized protein LOC6605996, with translation MFYYCCCRQQFVVILVCLLYILLVLAFFVNVFIADRNMHANLMMRNGRHGVHGGGGGVPPPAGMHPGHHNPYDMHGYNHYSNYHPQVDSNQQQELAKKTPQQQAEQDIYYYFNHVFRRRRR
- the LOC6605998 gene encoding LIM and SH3 domain protein Lasp isoform X2, which codes for MNKTCARCQKVVYPIEELKCLDKTWHKTCFKCTECGMTLNMKTYKGYNKMPYCEAHIPKAKATAIADTPELKRIAENTKIQSNVKYHADFEKAKGKFTQVADDPETLRIKQNTKHISNVAYHGDLEKKAAMEKQRGSAEVSDSSTSPIPPAATTLHQQHQQQQQLQHQQQQQYQQHQQHQQQLQQQQHQHQHYLQQQQQTLPPPPIQHQQYNTAAITPTYQQLQQQQQQQQRAQQQQLHDPYAHYQQPQALRQQQQQQQQQQQQQQQLLQQQAIKQASHLYPTATSQQQQMPPPQSPANPQQQALNSYNEMRSAILQNSHHPSGNSVDQYDQPQQQPNQPQQQQSTNPTLVAAPQQQSHHSLLNNNASNGGLSHSHHSNINNNGHGSQKQMLPPQMRRSAASVSAYDGNSKQQVTAGPGAAQNHLQQLYASPNYAAVTPSENSINAKQHASNGHVPNQQQQHVAGGSNIGKIADYDPLTDGPRVVPNAGRSSTTLVYSSEPRGNQGGNSVYPKRIGSVSDIDPANGIYGSLTAAEQAHQQQKHQQYYQQVQMMQQQEHPPQQQQMRQQPSYSSLQEKQSRQSSAMRVYRAIYDYEAQDVDEVSFREGDVIFEVESIDSGWMTGRVERTGKTGMLPANYVEQAVI